In Aedes albopictus strain Foshan chromosome 3, AalbF5, whole genome shotgun sequence, the following are encoded in one genomic region:
- the LOC109427191 gene encoding RING finger protein 122-like, which yields MSLQNVLAISSLMSLGMASLATVIHFFQREANYTEYEYLQQQEDPESFRPNYNRVTWNGPIGEDRNFCAICRACIKYNNKRKTLECQHSFHEKCINQWLIVKRTCPICRMVLTNPS from the exons ATGTCGTTGCAAAATGTGTTAGCCATCAGCTCTCTAATGTCACTGGGAATGGCCAGTCTGGCGACCGTAATTCATTTTTTCCAACGTGAAGCAAACTATACCGAGTACGAGTACCTACAGCAACAGGAAGATCCGGAGAGTTTCCGACCCAACTACAACCGTGTCACCTGGAATGGCCCAATCGGGGAAGATAG AAACTTCTGTGCGATTTGTCGAGCCTGTATCAAGTACAACAACAAACGCAAAACGCTAGAGTGTCAACATAGTTTCCACGAAAAATGCATCAACCAATGGCTTATTGTGAAACGGACATGCCCCATCTGTCGAATGGTATTGACTAACCCTAGCTAG
- the LOC115261426 gene encoding solute carrier family 35 member F6 — protein MAWTKYQTILALTLVITGSINTLSTKWADNIKSESSDGQVRPFEHPFVQACAMFMGEFLCLLTFKALYYHFRRKNNGAEDRHDLVKGNREFSPFILFVPAMCDMIATSIMYVGLNLTYASSFQMLRGSVIIFVGILSVAFLNRNLVSREWIGILFIIVGLAVVGLSDFMLNDGDGSSYSRNNVITGDLLIILAQIITAVQMVYEERYVAGLDIPALQAVGWEGFFGFSVLGTLLIPMYFITVGPPFNDNPRGVLEDVLDALVQMKNNYQLVMAILGTVVSIAFFNFAGISVTKEISATTRMVLDSVRTLVIWMVSLMLSWQKFHFLQIFGFAGLLFGMCLYNNILILQTYDRIHNMFARRRENDGQADPIVNRRADEPDC, from the exons atggcCTGGACGAAGTATCAAACAATACTGGCGCTCACCCTCGTGATAACCGGATCTATCAACACCCTCAGCACCAA ATGGGCTGATAACATCAAATCGGAGAGTTCCGATGGCCAAGTGCGCCCCTTCGAGCATCCGTTTGTGCAAGCCTGTGCCATGTTCATGGGCGAGTTCCTTTGTCTGTTGACGTTCAAGGCGCTTTATTATCACTTTCGCAGGAAAAAC AATGGTGCCGAGGATCGCCACGATCTGGTGAAAGGCAACCGAGAGTTCAGTCCGTTCATCTTGTTCGTGCCGGCCATGTGCGATATGATTGCCACTTCGATCATGTACGTTGGCCTGAATCTCACGTATGCTTCCAGCTTTCAAATGCTACGCG GTTCTGTCATCATTTTCGTTGGAATTCTCAGCGTTGCCTTCCTAAATCGTAATCTCGTCAGCCGAGAATGGATTGGTATTCTGTTCATCATAGTGGGACTGGCTGTGGTAGGTCTCTCGGACTTCATGCTGAACGACGGAGACGGTTCTTCCTACAGTCGGAACAACGTCATCACTGGTGACCTGCTGATTATCCTGGCCCAGATAATTACCGCTGTGCAGATGGTATACGAGGAACGTTACGTAGCTGGGCTGGACATCCCTGCTCTGCAGGCCGTTGGATGGGAAG GATTCTTCGGATTCAGCGTCCTGGGAACGCTTCTCATCCCGATGTACTTCATCACCGTTGGTCCCCCGTTCAACGACAATCCCCGTGGAGTGTTGGAAGACGTGCTGGACGCTCTTGTGCAGATGAAGAACAACTATCAGCTAGTTATGGCGATTCTCGGAACCGTAGTGTCGATTGCCTTTTTCAACTTTGCGGGCATCAGCGTGACCAAGGAGATATCCGCTACCACCCGAATGGTACTGGACTCGGTACGAACCTTGGTCATCTGGATGGTTTCCCTGATGCTATCCTGGCAAAAGTTCCACTTTTTGCAAATCTTTGGCTTCGCCGGACTTTTGTTCGGAATGTGTCTGTATAATAATATTCTTATTCTGCAAACCTACGATCGTATCCACAACATGTTCGCTCGACGAAGAGAAAATGATGGGCAAGCCGATCCTATTGTTAACAGACGTGCAGATGAGCCGGACTGTTAG